A single region of the Salvia splendens isolate huo1 chromosome 18, SspV2, whole genome shotgun sequence genome encodes:
- the LOC121776706 gene encoding uncharacterized protein LOC121776706, which translates to MPPMIAGRPRGRGRGRGRGPYPEPERQHKNPPPPSPPRSPSPPPAPTVDRTVVNTFLKKKPPTFDGKGDPTEAESWIRALERLLLVGGPQKDNDPQQLEDLTWDQFKTGIYDKYIPKSYKKQKETEFYNLKQGRMSVTEYDRTFFDLSRMFDIILGMEWLAKNHATIKCSERQISFQTPGEGQVEFHGITMNKRKSIISVLQAAALVRKGCSAYLVYLSKEHNEEKKIEDVEIVREFPDMFPDTLPRVAPRQTTGIHHRFRTRSRANLKSAVPNGPKGTGRTQITTTRTFRPGFHQTQCVAMGSSCTFRQKKDGTLRMCIDYRELNKIRSEDVPKTAFSTRYGHYEFLVMPFGLTNAPAVFMDLMNRIFHPYLDKFVLVFIDDVLIYSKNRSEHAEHLITTLETLRTERLYAKFSKCEFLAQ; encoded by the exons ATGCCGCCAATGATAGCCGGGCGAcctcgaggaagaggaagaggacgtGGTAGAGGGCCGTACCCCGAGCCTGAGAGACAACACAAAAACCCTCCGCCACCATCTCCACCTCGATCACCTTCACCTCCACCTGCCCCGACAGTGGATAGAACTGTCGTTAACAcatttctgaaaaagaagccgccaacatttgacggaaaaggtGACCCCACTGAAGCGGAATCGTGGATACGTGCGCTCGAGCGCCT ATTATTGGTGGGAGGCCCGCAAAAAGATAATGACCCGCAGCAGCTAGAGGACCTAACTTGGGATCAGTTCAAGACAGGAATCTACGACAAATACATCCCCAAGAGCTATAAAAAGCAGAAAGAAACAGAGTTCTACAACTTGAAACAGGGACGAATGTCAGTGACAGAATATGATCGCACTTTCTTTGACCTGTCCAGG ATGTTTGATATTATACTAGGGATGGAATGGTTGGCCAAGAACCACGCCACCATCAAGTGCAGTGAAagacaaatttcttttcaaactcCAGGAGAAGGGCAAGTTGAATTCCATGGAATCACTATGAACAAGCGCAAATCCATAATTTCAGTCCTACAAGCAGCCGCGCTTGTGAGAAAAGGGTGTTCCGCCTACCTTGTCTACTTAAGCAAAGAACATAATGAAGAAAAGAAGATTGAGGATGTGGAGATTGTACGTGAATTTCCAGACATGTTTCCTGACACGCTGCCCCGGGTTGCCCCCAGACAGACAACTGGAATTCACCATCGATTTAGAACCAGGAGCCGCGCCAATCTCAAAAGCGCCGTACCGAATGGCCCCAAAGGAACTGGGAGAACTCAAATTACAACTACAAGAACTTTTAGACCTGGGTTTCATCAGACCCAGtgtgtcgccatggggagctCCTGTACTTTTCGTCAAAAGAAGGATGGAACCttgaggatgtgcatagattatcgAGAACTGAACAAG ATCCGGTctgaagatgtacccaagacagcttttaGCACTAGGTACGGTCACTATGAGTTtttagtaatgccttttggattgACCAATGCCCCTGCGgtgttcatggatttgatgaatcgcATATTTCACCCATATCTCGACAAATTCGTCCTGGTCTTCATAGACGACGTCCTCATTTACTCGAAGAATAGATCAGAACACGCGGAGCATCTAATAACTACCCTCGAAACATTGAGGACCGAGAGACTCTAtgctaaattcagcaagtgcgaatTCCTGGCTCAATGA